The Streptomyces sp. P9-A4 genome contains a region encoding:
- the eccCa gene encoding type VII secretion protein EccCa, protein MSTVLFRRPARRRGPDMPEGELALQEPPTLPEAEPNTSAMWTYLPMGLTSLAMLMMFLRPGQATAFSYIAIGLMLFSSVAMILAQLIRTAGERKRKLKGERRDYLRYLTQMRRRIRVTVGAQQKALSWRHPDPDALWALVGTSRQWERRPADEDFAEVRVAVGDQKLAVRLAPLSTKPVEDLEPLAAHALRSFIRAYGTVPEQPIALYLRAWSRVVIREEGAEQDPGGPEGPGAPEGPGSPDGSGDPGDPGGSGGERSRALLRSLVAQLVTFHAPEELNIALCVSDERRAAWEWLKWLPHAQHGYQRDGAGQVRLAAADFQSLEELLGVDFTQRPPFDPETPPGRDEPFTLVVVDGGTVPAGHRVTGAGYRNTVLVDLGGALAWKAARGTLRLRLDTAGLHLVRTDRERREQATFLGRPDVLGPAAARALAARLSPYRLGGGATASEPFVTDTELTSLLGIPDLRRHEPARLWKHPVEGRGRLRVPIAVGEDGTPVELDIKESAQGGMGPHGMLIGATGSGKSELLRTLVLGLALTHSSETLNLVLVDFKGGATFLGMDELPHTSAVITNLADEVALVGRMQDALHGELIRRQELLRKAGNYASVLEYERARAAGVPLAPLPSLFVVVDEFSELLAAHRDFMELFVMIGRLGRSLGVHLLLASQRLEEGRMSALEGHLSYRIGLRTFSAIESRGVLGVPDAYHLPSQPGSGYLKSGVEALTRFRAAYVSGTYKAPRRGARREQIARQVVPWGTEWVVPHTLPAAPDPEETAALEAETEAGSGSGSAMEESLLGLALERLRDSGPPAHQVWLPPLDTAPSLDALLPPLTPDPDLGLTTAGPGDRGRLRVPVGLVDRPFEQVRDLLTVDLSAAGGHVAVAGGPQSGKSTLLRTLICSLALTHSPREVQFYCLDFGGGALAALAGLPHVGGVAGRLDRERIARTFAEVVSLLNRRELFFQEQGIDSMTTYRKRRAAGEFPDEPFGDVFLVVDGWSTVRSDFFDDMGVFSEIASRGLNYGVHLVIATSRWVEVSAALRDQIGTRLELRMGDPMDSAVDVRKAATVPVSPGRGLSPDKMHFLTALPRIDGQERAEDLAEALADLVEAVAESWDAPPAPAVRMLPTELPSSELPVSEHPLRIAIGLDEAELAPVWHDFSQSPHLYLVGDTESGKTSALKLIAQQIMASHGPDEASFLVADYRRELIEAIPEEYRLGHAVSADPLREYVDGAARAMAARLPGEDISPARMRRADWWNGPRLFVLVDDYEMVGSPFDGPFEPLVPHLPLGYEIGLHMIVARASTGAGRADPLVRKMGEVNSSALLLSCPPSEGYLLDNVKPRILPPGRAQSVVRRKTRLVHLALPEPVPEEAEE, encoded by the coding sequence GTGAGCACCGTCCTCTTCCGCAGGCCCGCCCGACGGCGCGGTCCCGACATGCCCGAGGGCGAACTCGCGCTCCAGGAACCGCCGACGCTCCCGGAAGCGGAACCCAACACCTCGGCGATGTGGACCTATCTGCCGATGGGTCTCACCTCGCTCGCGATGCTCATGATGTTCCTGCGCCCCGGCCAGGCCACCGCCTTCAGCTACATCGCCATCGGACTCATGCTGTTCTCGTCCGTCGCGATGATCCTCGCCCAGCTGATCCGCACCGCCGGCGAACGCAAGCGCAAACTCAAGGGTGAGCGGCGCGACTACCTGCGCTACCTGACACAGATGCGCCGTCGCATCAGGGTCACCGTCGGCGCCCAGCAGAAGGCCCTGTCCTGGCGCCACCCCGACCCGGACGCCCTGTGGGCCCTGGTCGGGACCAGCCGCCAGTGGGAACGGCGGCCCGCCGACGAGGACTTCGCCGAGGTACGGGTGGCCGTCGGCGACCAGAAACTCGCCGTACGGCTCGCACCCCTCTCCACCAAGCCGGTCGAGGACCTCGAACCGCTGGCCGCGCACGCCCTGCGCAGCTTCATCCGCGCGTACGGCACCGTCCCCGAGCAGCCGATCGCGCTGTACCTGCGGGCGTGGTCGCGGGTGGTGATCCGCGAGGAGGGGGCGGAGCAGGACCCCGGCGGTCCGGAGGGTCCGGGCGCTCCGGAGGGTCCGGGCAGTCCGGATGGTTCGGGCGATCCAGGCGATCCGGGCGGTTCGGGCGGCGAGCGCTCCCGTGCCCTGCTGCGCTCCCTCGTCGCCCAGCTCGTCACCTTCCACGCCCCCGAGGAACTCAACATCGCGCTCTGCGTGAGCGACGAGCGCAGGGCCGCCTGGGAATGGCTGAAATGGCTCCCTCACGCCCAGCACGGCTACCAGCGCGACGGCGCCGGGCAGGTCCGGCTCGCCGCCGCCGACTTCCAGTCCCTGGAAGAACTCCTCGGCGTCGACTTCACCCAGCGTCCGCCCTTCGACCCGGAGACCCCGCCGGGCCGCGACGAGCCCTTCACCCTCGTCGTGGTGGACGGCGGCACCGTGCCCGCCGGCCACCGCGTCACCGGCGCCGGCTACCGCAACACCGTGCTCGTCGACCTCGGCGGGGCGCTCGCCTGGAAGGCCGCCCGCGGCACCCTCCGGCTCCGCCTCGACACGGCGGGCCTGCACCTCGTCCGTACCGACCGCGAACGACGAGAACAGGCCACCTTCCTCGGGCGCCCGGACGTGCTCGGACCGGCCGCCGCCCGCGCCCTGGCCGCCCGCCTCTCCCCGTACCGGCTCGGCGGCGGCGCCACCGCGTCCGAGCCCTTCGTCACCGACACCGAACTGACCAGCCTCCTCGGCATCCCCGACCTGCGGCGGCACGAACCCGCCCGGCTCTGGAAGCACCCCGTCGAGGGGCGCGGCCGGCTCCGGGTGCCCATCGCCGTCGGCGAGGACGGCACCCCCGTCGAGCTCGACATCAAGGAGTCCGCCCAGGGCGGCATGGGACCGCACGGCATGCTCATCGGCGCCACCGGCTCCGGCAAGAGCGAGCTGCTGCGCACCCTCGTCCTCGGCCTGGCGCTCACCCACTCCTCCGAGACGCTCAACCTCGTCCTCGTGGACTTCAAGGGCGGCGCGACCTTCCTCGGCATGGACGAGCTGCCGCACACCTCCGCCGTCATCACCAACCTCGCCGACGAGGTCGCGCTCGTCGGCCGCATGCAGGACGCGCTGCACGGCGAACTCATCCGCCGCCAGGAGCTGCTGCGCAAGGCCGGGAACTACGCCTCGGTCCTGGAGTACGAGCGCGCCCGCGCCGCCGGCGTCCCGCTCGCGCCGCTGCCCAGCCTGTTCGTCGTCGTCGACGAGTTCAGCGAACTGCTCGCCGCGCACCGCGACTTCATGGAGCTGTTCGTCATGATCGGCCGCCTCGGCCGCTCACTCGGCGTCCATCTCCTCCTCGCCTCCCAGCGGCTGGAGGAGGGCCGGATGAGCGCCCTGGAGGGACACCTCTCGTACCGCATCGGCCTGCGCACCTTCTCGGCCATCGAGAGCCGGGGCGTCCTCGGCGTCCCCGACGCCTACCACCTGCCCTCGCAGCCCGGCAGCGGCTATCTGAAAAGCGGCGTCGAGGCCCTGACCCGGTTCCGCGCCGCCTATGTGTCCGGGACGTACAAGGCGCCCCGCCGCGGCGCCCGGCGGGAGCAGATCGCCCGCCAGGTGGTCCCCTGGGGCACCGAATGGGTCGTGCCCCACACGCTGCCGGCGGCGCCCGATCCGGAAGAGACGGCCGCACTCGAAGCGGAGACAGAGGCCGGTTCGGGCTCCGGCTCCGCCATGGAGGAGAGCCTCCTCGGCCTCGCCCTGGAGCGGCTGCGCGACAGCGGTCCCCCCGCCCACCAGGTGTGGCTGCCGCCGCTCGACACCGCGCCCAGCCTCGACGCCCTGCTGCCGCCGCTGACCCCGGACCCCGACCTCGGCCTCACCACGGCAGGACCCGGCGACCGCGGGCGGCTGCGCGTCCCCGTCGGCCTGGTGGACCGCCCCTTCGAGCAGGTACGCGACCTGCTCACGGTCGACCTCTCCGCCGCCGGCGGCCACGTCGCCGTCGCGGGCGGCCCGCAGAGCGGCAAGAGCACCCTGCTCCGTACCCTGATCTGCTCCCTCGCCCTCACCCACTCGCCCCGCGAAGTGCAGTTCTACTGCCTGGACTTCGGCGGCGGCGCGCTCGCCGCGCTCGCCGGGCTGCCGCACGTCGGCGGGGTCGCGGGACGGCTCGACCGGGAGCGGATCGCCCGCACCTTCGCCGAGGTCGTCTCGCTGCTCAACCGCCGCGAACTCTTCTTCCAGGAACAGGGCATCGACTCGATGACCACCTACCGGAAGCGGCGGGCGGCGGGCGAGTTCCCCGACGAGCCCTTCGGGGACGTCTTCCTCGTGGTGGACGGCTGGTCCACCGTCCGCAGCGACTTCTTCGACGACATGGGCGTCTTCTCCGAGATCGCCTCCCGGGGCCTCAACTACGGCGTCCACCTCGTCATCGCCACCTCCCGCTGGGTGGAGGTCTCCGCCGCCCTCCGCGACCAGATCGGCACCCGCCTCGAACTCCGCATGGGCGACCCCATGGACTCCGCCGTCGACGTCCGCAAGGCCGCCACCGTCCCCGTCTCCCCCGGCCGGGGCCTCAGCCCCGACAAGATGCACTTCCTCACCGCCCTCCCCCGCATCGACGGGCAGGAACGCGCCGAGGACCTGGCGGAGGCGCTCGCCGACCTCGTCGAAGCCGTCGCCGAGAGCTGGGACGCGCCGCCCGCCCCCGCCGTACGCATGCTGCCCACCGAACTGCCCTCGTCCGAACTCCCCGTCTCCGAGCACCCGCTGCGGATCGCGATCGGACTCGACGAGGCCGAACTCGCGCCCGTCTGGCACGACTTCTCCCAGAGCCCGCACCTCTACCTCGTCGGCGACACCGAGAGCGGCAAGACCAGCGCGCTCAAGCTCATCGCCCAGCAGATCATGGCGTCCCACGGCCCTGACGAGGCCAGCTTCCTCGTCGCCGACTACCGCCGCGAACTGATCGAGGCCATCCCGGAGGAGTACCGGCTCGGGCACGCCGTCTCCGCCGACCCGCTGCGCGAGTACGTCGACGGCGCCGCGCGCGCCATGGCCGCCCGGCTGCCCGGGGAGGACATCTCCCCGGCCAGGATGCGCCGCGCCGACTGGTGGAACGGGCCCCGGCTCTTCGTCCTCGTCGACGACTACGAGATGGTCGGCTCGCCCTTCGACGGCCCCTTCGAACCGCTGGTGCCGCACCTGCCGCTCGGCTACGAGATCGGCCTGCACATGATCGTCGCCCGGGCCTCCACGGGCGCCGGCCGGGCCGACCCCCTCGTCCGCAAGATGGGCGAGGTCAACTCCTCGGCGCTGCTGCTGTCCTGCCCGCCGTCGGAGGGCTACCTCCTCGACAACGTCAAGCCCCGCATCCTGCCCCCCGGCCGCGCCCAGAGCGTCGTCCGCCGCAAGACCCGCCTGGTCCACCTGGCCCTGCCGGAACCGGTCCCGGAGGAGGCGGAGGAGTAG
- the eccD gene encoding type VII secretion integral membrane protein EccD — MTETSGISSPGLCRLAVRAPRRLLDLAVPVDVPLADLLPTLLDHAGEELAEQGIEHGGWVLQRLGEEPLDEEGTPESLSLRDGETLHLRPRVEALPALHFDDLVDGVAGSMRDRPHGWTARTGRWTLRATAVLLLAAAWVVCALPGGDAPTRAAIAGAVGLLVLFGAAAASRAVGDSAAGAALGVFVAPFLALAGALLPAGEADGGGQLTGARVLAASAAAAGGAVLSVAAVAAFVPLLLSVAVIALAGAVGGTLMLTMDLTPGPAAAVVAVLAVAVGGLVPGISFRLSGLRLPALPSNAEELQEGIDPHPHAHVVSRTAQAEQWMTALYAAVGLVCAAVLTALLLDDPGTPALVTAGTLCLLLLLHSRTIGNVWQRPAVFLPGLYGLLLAALTVGAGIAPGDRPVLLAVLLTLAGTTAVASWTVPGRRVLPHWGRAGDILHTCAAVALIPLVLWVLGVYGALRTVSG, encoded by the coding sequence ATGACAGAAACATCGGGCATATCGAGCCCCGGTCTGTGCCGGCTCGCCGTCAGGGCCCCCCGGCGTCTCCTCGACCTCGCGGTCCCCGTGGACGTACCACTGGCGGATCTTCTGCCGACCCTCCTCGACCACGCGGGCGAAGAGCTGGCGGAGCAGGGCATCGAGCACGGGGGCTGGGTCCTCCAGCGGCTCGGCGAAGAGCCGCTGGACGAGGAGGGGACGCCCGAGTCGCTGTCCCTCCGCGATGGAGAAACGCTTCATCTGCGGCCTCGTGTCGAGGCCTTGCCCGCCCTCCACTTCGACGACCTCGTCGACGGCGTCGCGGGCAGCATGCGGGATCGCCCCCACGGCTGGACCGCCCGCACCGGCCGCTGGACGCTGCGCGCCACGGCCGTCCTGCTGCTCGCCGCCGCCTGGGTGGTCTGCGCCCTGCCCGGCGGCGACGCCCCGACCAGGGCCGCCATCGCCGGCGCCGTCGGTCTGCTCGTGCTGTTCGGCGCCGCCGCGGCCTCCCGGGCGGTCGGCGACTCGGCCGCCGGAGCCGCCCTCGGTGTGTTCGTGGCACCCTTCCTGGCCCTGGCCGGGGCCCTCCTCCCGGCCGGTGAGGCCGACGGCGGCGGGCAGCTGACCGGTGCCCGCGTCCTCGCCGCGTCCGCCGCCGCCGCGGGCGGCGCCGTGCTGTCGGTCGCCGCGGTCGCCGCCTTCGTCCCGCTGCTGCTCTCGGTCGCGGTGATCGCCCTGGCCGGTGCGGTCGGCGGCACCCTGATGCTGACCATGGACCTGACCCCCGGGCCCGCCGCGGCCGTGGTCGCCGTGCTCGCGGTCGCCGTCGGCGGCCTCGTCCCCGGCATCTCCTTCCGGCTCTCCGGTCTTCGGCTGCCCGCGCTGCCCTCCAACGCGGAGGAGCTGCAGGAGGGCATCGACCCGCATCCGCACGCGCACGTCGTGAGCCGCACCGCGCAGGCCGAGCAGTGGATGACCGCGCTGTACGCGGCCGTCGGCCTGGTCTGCGCCGCCGTGCTCACCGCGCTGCTCCTGGACGACCCGGGCACCCCGGCGCTCGTCACCGCGGGAACGCTCTGCCTGCTCCTGCTGCTGCACTCCCGCACCATCGGCAACGTCTGGCAGCGCCCGGCGGTCTTCCTCCCCGGCCTGTACGGGCTGCTGCTCGCCGCGCTCACCGTGGGAGCCGGAATCGCCCCCGGCGACCGGCCGGTGCTGCTCGCCGTCCTGCTCACCCTGGCCGGCACCACGGCCGTCGCGTCCTGGACGGTGCCGGGCCGCCGGGTCCTGCCGCACTGGGGGCGGGCCGGGGACATCCTGCACACCTGCGCGGCGGTGGCGCTGATCCCGCTGGTGCTCTGGGTGCTCGGCGTCTACGGCGCCCTGCGCACCGTGTCCGGCTGA
- the eccB gene encoding type VII secretion protein EccB, which yields MQSRKDQVQAHMFVMGRLVSGMLRQDPDAPESPVGRTNRGLAWGIGLGVVLVVGFLLFGMISPAGTKSWRTTNALIVQKETGTRYLYLDGRLRPVLNYASARLVSRTAPAPVIVSTESLRGEPHGTPVGIPGAPDTLPGPGDLERGAWQVCADPPLATGPDGSGRTARTSLRIGFATGGEFPGKREGVLVAGPDGSTYLLWGDHRMRIGGHGALQALGWSGTATVPVTAALLDSLPAGADLVAPEVDGRGTESGRIGGAAARVGQVFALSSPGTDRQYFLLEKAGLRPLTPLAAALVLGDDRTGRQAYRGGAPTALTLTADELTRRQVPGGKPSAGPTTSAGSSTASPTDSSAVPADWPATPPPARSAAGSALCAQIQPEGLVPLVRLALVGESGSLPEPASGPGIASACLPVNGIAVRPGGGALVQALGAGGGVRGTTTYLVTDIGVKYRLTDATSVERLGLKGGHAQAVPSRLLDMLPTGPRLDVTAALAGGPAAGTDGSSPSDANCR from the coding sequence ATGCAGTCCAGGAAAGACCAGGTCCAGGCCCATATGTTCGTCATGGGCCGGCTCGTCAGCGGGATGCTGCGGCAGGATCCGGACGCGCCGGAGAGCCCCGTCGGGCGCACCAACCGGGGCCTCGCCTGGGGCATCGGTCTCGGCGTGGTCCTCGTCGTCGGCTTCCTGCTGTTCGGGATGATCTCCCCGGCCGGCACCAAGTCGTGGCGGACGACGAACGCGCTGATCGTGCAGAAGGAGACGGGCACCCGCTACCTGTACCTCGACGGCCGGCTCCGTCCGGTCCTCAACTACGCCTCGGCCCGGCTGGTCTCCCGTACGGCTCCGGCCCCCGTCATCGTGTCCACGGAGTCCCTGCGCGGCGAGCCCCACGGCACCCCCGTCGGCATCCCCGGCGCCCCGGACACCCTGCCGGGCCCCGGTGACCTGGAGCGGGGCGCCTGGCAGGTGTGCGCCGACCCGCCGCTGGCCACCGGCCCCGACGGCAGCGGCCGGACGGCCCGCACCTCGCTGCGGATCGGCTTCGCGACCGGCGGCGAGTTCCCCGGGAAGCGGGAGGGCGTCCTCGTCGCGGGCCCCGACGGCAGCACGTACCTGCTGTGGGGCGACCACCGGATGCGGATCGGCGGACACGGCGCGCTCCAGGCCCTCGGCTGGTCCGGCACGGCCACCGTCCCCGTGACCGCCGCACTCCTGGACAGCCTGCCCGCCGGCGCCGACCTGGTGGCCCCCGAGGTCGACGGCAGGGGTACGGAGTCGGGGCGGATCGGCGGTGCGGCGGCCCGGGTGGGCCAGGTCTTCGCCCTGTCGTCGCCGGGCACGGACCGGCAGTACTTCCTGCTGGAGAAGGCCGGGCTGCGGCCGCTCACCCCGCTGGCGGCGGCGCTCGTCCTCGGCGACGACCGCACCGGCCGCCAGGCGTACCGGGGCGGCGCCCCGACGGCCCTCACCCTGACCGCCGACGAACTGACCCGCAGACAGGTCCCGGGCGGGAAGCCCTCGGCCGGGCCCACGACTTCCGCCGGGTCCTCGACCGCGTCCCCCACGGACTCCTCCGCCGTCCCCGCGGACTGGCCCGCCACCCCTCCGCCCGCGCGGTCCGCCGCCGGGTCGGCGCTGTGCGCGCAGATCCAGCCCGAGGGTCTCGTGCCCCTGGTCCGGCTCGCGCTGGTGGGCGAGTCCGGGAGCCTCCCGGAACCGGCCTCCGGCCCCGGGATCGCGTCGGCCTGCCTGCCGGTGAACGGCATCGCGGTACGCCCCGGCGGCGGCGCCCTCGTCCAGGCGCTCGGCGCCGGCGGCGGAGTGCGCGGCACCACGACCTACCTGGTCACGGACATCGGCGTGAAGTACCGGCTGACGGACGCCACTTCGGTGGAGCGGCTGGGGCTGAAGGGCGGCCACGCCCAGGCCGTACCGTCACGGCTCCTGGACATGCTGCCCACGGGGCCGCGCCTCGACGTGACGGCGGCACTGGCCGGCGGTCCGGCGGCCGGGACGGACGGCTCGTCGCCATCGGACGCGAACTGCCGGTGA
- a CDS encoding WXG100 family type VII secretion target, with product MSNFYADKSDGVIHVEYQHVDRAAEDMRMQTKAIQNTVQALNEELAGLRVAWQGSDAATYGGKQDAWNAASQELGRILDRHSALLNQISEIYKKHENRSADQWANVRVPS from the coding sequence ATGTCCAACTTCTACGCCGACAAGTCCGACGGTGTCATCCACGTCGAATACCAGCACGTCGACCGCGCCGCCGAGGACATGCGGATGCAGACGAAGGCGATCCAGAACACCGTCCAGGCGCTCAACGAGGAACTCGCCGGGCTCCGCGTCGCCTGGCAGGGCTCGGACGCCGCCACGTACGGCGGGAAGCAGGACGCGTGGAACGCGGCCTCGCAGGAGCTCGGCCGCATCCTGGACCGCCACAGCGCCCTGCTGAACCAGATCAGCGAGATCTACAAGAAGCACGAGAACCGCAGCGCCGACCAGTGGGCGAACGTCCGCGTCCCCTCCTGA
- a CDS encoding type VII secretion system-associated protein has protein sequence MAEGTDLSHLDKESLTRFLTVEGQGIPMFLKKLEEIASTSPTSPSPTMPLLARKLKNPGENITSHGPKLGKLTLDDAKPESPAMGSLFVTYMQTNSEKLGEILTNQLKLFKEIKQELGFTIADMTTAEEDNLDSIEGQKILDDWKDISDLMAPKPAA, from the coding sequence ATGGCCGAAGGTACGGATCTGTCCCACCTCGACAAGGAGAGCCTGACCAGGTTCCTCACGGTCGAAGGGCAGGGAATCCCGATGTTCCTCAAGAAGCTGGAGGAGATCGCGAGCACCTCGCCGACCAGCCCCAGTCCGACGATGCCCCTGCTCGCCCGGAAGCTGAAGAACCCCGGCGAGAACATCACCTCGCACGGGCCGAAGCTGGGCAAGCTGACCCTGGACGACGCCAAGCCCGAGTCCCCGGCCATGGGAAGCCTCTTCGTCACGTACATGCAGACGAACTCCGAGAAGCTCGGCGAGATCCTCACGAACCAGCTGAAGCTGTTCAAGGAGATCAAGCAGGAACTCGGCTTCACCATCGCGGACATGACGACGGCCGAGGAGGACAACCTCGACAGCATCGAGGGGCAGAAGATCCTGGACGACTGGAAGGACATCTCGGACCTGATGGCGCCCAAGCCCGCGGCGTAA
- a CDS encoding AAWKG family protein (Members of this family are unrelated to eukaryotic Tcp10, although some members contain a repetitive region similar to a C-terminal repeat region of Tcp10.) has protein sequence MAPASEEDKKKWAEYLATQLTGFVGPTREEVGKIGGTADQAGEGAGWLRASIKRKDYDEAANNVSPGPLERVIQFYDFDSDVTKVTGHFEVTLTVPWNEGGNDFSDNGKAGAYDGGYRDALSALVTKYTTEGFTHQFATVPQIVSTDVVDLKSLITTGKAYDEVQKFFTDYGAELEKWVKDLGGEDAAWQGSAADVFRMLLDGLAYGYKDLKKDLTPTGTPVSLSFGETYNPTSSIGQEIARCAKAIHDAADALMKAWNTWLEAKVTIDAATPGEQLTYNTYLPTYHLNAEVNKVAIYLNENNIKKVYKVSGKSTVYLYSGFTIYHPLYGDLTQKPAWEKVAQEAYKHWVETIVATIDTAANTQTQLLNEVFNNLANATGNLSFSTGFSDLKAKFLEESTKKQKEDLEKEKKDLEDEANKKKDELEEKLGGGGDKPPPTLDPNSVGGGLGGDGGLGGKKPPGLGTGGTPPPLLNPNGTNGTNGGNVVRTPDGTTIVRNPDGSYTTTYPDGRKEITPPGVTPPLLGLNPPGLGGTPTKPVPLKTTKGPDGSTTSYNQDGSRTTTHKDGTTTTVARDGTTTTVNPDGSTTVLHRDGSETITYPDGTRTTIRPDGSSVTQYKDGTVQSRAADGTLTTTDPDGNKKVTHPEPGSTVHNPDRSTTTFNKDGSTTTVHPNGTRTTVSPQGTVTTIDPDGTKTVSQLGKNTSTIEYADGSVAKVDKDGTVVTTYKDGSSTRLAPDGTYTTTEADGQKKTEHLNPLGGNAGAETKHNADGSTTTRYPDGTIDQKLKDGGHKITFPDGRTVTTDADGRTLSVTGGPSSLDRNNTRRFGDHDYYDYPDEKKKTNSLVNSGYGGYGGSGQGGGPRIPLLSNNPLGHGFGAPGTPGAGGAAGAERLRATATGETTAGRARAAQLAAEEAAALRRPATSSGGMPMMPPMGGGGMGGGQGTQSDERERSTWVSEDEDVWGTDEGGVAGVIGR, from the coding sequence ATGGCTCCCGCGTCCGAAGAAGACAAGAAGAAGTGGGCCGAGTACCTCGCCACTCAGCTGACCGGATTCGTCGGCCCGACGCGCGAGGAAGTGGGGAAGATCGGCGGCACGGCGGACCAGGCGGGTGAGGGCGCCGGATGGCTGCGGGCCTCCATCAAGCGCAAGGACTACGACGAGGCGGCCAACAACGTCTCGCCGGGTCCGCTGGAAAGAGTCATCCAGTTCTACGACTTCGACTCGGACGTCACCAAGGTGACCGGTCATTTCGAGGTCACCCTCACCGTCCCCTGGAACGAGGGCGGGAACGACTTCAGCGACAACGGAAAGGCCGGCGCGTACGACGGCGGCTACCGTGACGCCCTCTCCGCCCTCGTCACGAAGTACACGACGGAGGGATTCACCCACCAGTTCGCGACCGTGCCGCAGATCGTGTCGACGGACGTGGTCGATCTGAAGAGCCTGATCACCACGGGGAAGGCCTACGACGAGGTCCAGAAGTTCTTCACGGACTACGGCGCGGAACTCGAGAAGTGGGTCAAGGACCTCGGGGGCGAGGACGCCGCCTGGCAGGGCTCGGCCGCCGACGTGTTCCGCATGCTGCTCGACGGCCTGGCCTACGGGTACAAGGACCTCAAGAAGGACCTGACCCCGACGGGCACGCCCGTCTCCCTGTCCTTCGGCGAGACCTACAACCCGACGTCCTCCATCGGCCAGGAGATCGCCCGGTGCGCGAAGGCGATCCACGACGCCGCCGACGCCCTCATGAAGGCCTGGAACACCTGGCTAGAGGCCAAGGTGACCATCGACGCGGCGACGCCGGGGGAGCAGCTGACGTACAACACGTATCTCCCCACCTACCACCTCAACGCAGAGGTGAACAAGGTCGCCATTTATCTCAACGAGAACAATATCAAAAAGGTCTATAAGGTCTCCGGGAAGAGTACGGTCTATCTTTACTCGGGATTCACGATCTATCACCCGCTGTACGGAGACCTCACCCAGAAGCCGGCCTGGGAAAAGGTCGCCCAGGAGGCGTACAAGCACTGGGTCGAAACCATTGTGGCGACGATCGACACGGCGGCCAACACCCAGACGCAGCTGCTCAACGAGGTCTTCAACAACCTGGCGAACGCGACCGGGAACCTCAGCTTCAGCACGGGCTTCAGCGACCTGAAGGCCAAATTCCTCGAGGAATCGACGAAGAAGCAGAAAGAGGACCTCGAGAAGGAAAAGAAGGACCTGGAGGACGAGGCCAACAAGAAGAAGGACGAGCTGGAGGAGAAGCTCGGCGGGGGCGGCGACAAGCCGCCGCCGACGCTCGACCCCAACTCCGTCGGCGGCGGTCTCGGCGGCGACGGCGGCCTGGGCGGGAAGAAGCCCCCCGGCCTCGGCACCGGCGGCACGCCCCCGCCCCTCCTGAACCCCAACGGGACCAACGGAACCAACGGCGGCAACGTCGTCCGCACCCCGGACGGCACCACCATCGTCCGCAACCCCGACGGCTCGTACACCACGACCTACCCCGACGGGCGGAAGGAGATCACTCCGCCCGGCGTGACCCCGCCGCTGCTCGGCCTGAACCCGCCCGGCCTCGGCGGCACCCCGACCAAGCCCGTCCCGCTCAAGACCACCAAGGGCCCGGACGGCTCCACCACCTCGTACAACCAGGACGGCTCCCGCACCACCACCCACAAGGACGGGACCACCACCACCGTCGCCCGCGACGGCACGACCACCACGGTCAACCCCGACGGCTCCACCACCGTGCTGCACAGGGACGGCAGCGAGACGATCACCTATCCGGACGGTACGAGGACGACGATCCGCCCGGACGGCAGCAGCGTCACGCAGTACAAGGACGGCACGGTGCAGAGCCGCGCCGCCGACGGCACCCTCACCACGACCGACCCCGACGGCAACAAGAAGGTCACCCACCCCGAGCCGGGCTCCACCGTCCACAACCCGGACCGCTCGACCACCACCTTCAACAAGGACGGCTCGACGACGACGGTCCACCCCAACGGCACCAGGACCACGGTCAGCCCCCAGGGAACGGTCACCACGATCGACCCGGACGGCACCAAGACCGTGTCCCAGCTGGGGAAGAACACCTCGACGATCGAGTACGCCGACGGGTCGGTGGCCAAGGTCGACAAGGACGGCACCGTCGTCACCACGTACAAGGACGGCTCCTCCACCCGGCTCGCCCCGGACGGCACGTACACCACCACCGAGGCCGACGGGCAGAAGAAGACCGAGCACCTCAACCCGCTCGGCGGGAACGCGGGCGCGGAGACCAAGCACAACGCGGACGGCTCCACCACCACCCGCTACCCGGACGGCACCATCGACCAGAAGCTCAAGGACGGCGGTCACAAGATCACCTTCCCGGACGGGCGGACGGTCACCACGGACGCCGACGGCCGCACCCTCTCCGTGACCGGCGGCCCCTCCTCCCTCGACCGCAACAACACCAGGCGTTTCGGGGACCACGACTACTACGACTACCCGGACGAGAAGAAGAAGACCAACAGCCTGGTCAACAGCGGGTACGGGGGTTACGGCGGCTCCGGTCAGGGCGGCGGCCCCCGCATCCCCCTGCTCTCCAACAACCCCCTCGGGCACGGCTTCGGCGCGCCCGGCACTCCCGGCGCCGGCGGCGCGGCGGGGGCCGAGCGCCTCCGGGCCACCGCCACCGGCGAGACCACGGCCGGCCGCGCCCGCGCCGCCCAGCTGGCCGCCGAGGAGGCGGCCGCGCTGCGCCGCCCCGCGACCTCCTCCGGCGGCATGCCGATGATGCCGCCCATGGGCGGCGGCGGCATGGGCGGCGGCCAGGGCACGCAGAGCGACGAGCGCGAGCGCTCCACCTGGGTCAGCGAGGACGAGGACGTCTGGGGCACGGACGAGGGCGGCGTCGCCGGTGTGATCGGCCGGTGA